In Actinomycetota bacterium, a single genomic region encodes these proteins:
- the rsmH gene encoding 16S rRNA (cytosine(1402)-N(4))-methyltransferase RsmH, giving the protein MEYYHKPVLLAEVLRYLHCTNGSTVIDCTLGGAGHAEAILDLIKPEGYLLGIDADDAALDGARVRLARFSQQIFSLVKGNFRDLDRILTAAGLHAVDGVLFDLGVSSVQFDRAERGFSYRFDAPLDMRMDQNEGLTAAEIVNTYGEEELSRIIKEYGEERWAHRIASLIVKARRKRPIGTTFELVDIVKDAIPAPARRKGGHPAKRTFQAIRIAVNDELGILENSFRDAVRWLRPRGRLVVISYHSLEDKVAKSVINDLAAACLCPPGLPVCSCGLKPQLRVVTRKAIRPEPKELADNARAESARLRAAERL; this is encoded by the coding sequence ATGGAGTATTATCACAAACCCGTTTTGCTGGCTGAGGTCCTACGGTACTTACATTGCACTAATGGTAGCACGGTCATAGACTGCACTTTGGGCGGGGCAGGACATGCAGAGGCAATACTAGATTTGATCAAGCCGGAAGGCTACTTACTAGGGATCGACGCAGATGACGCAGCATTGGACGGAGCAAGGGTTAGACTAGCACGCTTCAGCCAGCAAATATTTTCTTTAGTAAAAGGTAATTTTAGGGATTTGGATCGAATACTGACCGCCGCGGGCCTCCATGCGGTCGACGGGGTTCTGTTCGATCTCGGGGTCTCCTCCGTACAGTTCGACAGGGCCGAGAGGGGGTTCAGTTATCGGTTTGACGCTCCGCTCGATATGCGGATGGACCAAAACGAAGGACTGACCGCCGCCGAAATCGTCAACACCTATGGGGAAGAAGAGCTTTCACGGATTATCAAAGAGTATGGCGAGGAAAGATGGGCGCATCGAATCGCTTCCTTAATCGTGAAAGCTAGGAGAAAGCGCCCAATCGGTACGACCTTTGAGCTGGTGGACATCGTCAAAGACGCGATACCGGCTCCCGCCAGGCGCAAGGGAGGACATCCCGCCAAGCGGACCTTTCAAGCAATACGAATCGCGGTCAACGACGAACTCGGCATTCTCGAGAATAGTTTTAGAGATGCCGTCAGGTGGTTGAGGCCGCGGGGAAGGCTGGTCGTGATTTCGTACCATTCACTCGAGGACAAAGTCGCCAAGAGCGTAATCAATGATTTAGCAGCGGCATGTCTTTGTCCACCCGGTTTACCTGTATGTAGTTGCGGCCTCAAGCCGCAGTTGCGTGTCGTGACAAGAAAAGCAATAAGGCCGGAGCCAAAAGAGCTGGCCGATAACGCACGAGCGGAGAGCGCCCGTTTGCGGGCGGCGGAGAGACTGTAA
- a CDS encoding cell division protein FtsL, which translates to MRTIQAAQKVAVRHQVRPKERPGKRHNLRVIDENTRRISTSRRASSSIEIPFPLFVLSVSALTACIILNVAQQALVSQLSYQTEMVKKEIQIAQQEQDKLLARKAKLESPQRIESVAINKLSMVKAPKISYLRVAVGGPEPAHGKNPAGQ; encoded by the coding sequence GTGAGGACAATACAAGCAGCACAAAAAGTCGCGGTGAGACATCAGGTAAGACCCAAGGAACGGCCCGGCAAACGGCACAACCTAAGAGTTATAGACGAGAATACGCGTCGTATATCGACGTCTAGGAGAGCATCGTCTTCAATAGAAATTCCTTTTCCGCTATTCGTCCTTTCCGTTTCGGCGCTTACGGCCTGCATTATTCTTAATGTCGCGCAACAAGCGCTCGTCTCTCAACTGAGTTATCAGACCGAGATGGTCAAAAAAGAGATTCAAATAGCCCAACAGGAACAGGACAAACTTTTGGCGCGCAAGGCAAAACTTGAGTCGCCGCAAAGAATCGAGTCGGTCGCCATTAATAAGTTGTCGATGGTTAAAGCGCCGAAGATATCGTATCTTCGGGTAGCGGTAGGCGGCCCCGAACCGGCTCATGGTAAAAATCCCGCAGGGCAATAG
- a CDS encoding penicillin-binding protein 2, with amino-acid sequence MLEIRLKLLLAFIIVCLLTVSGRLFYVQAMSSAQYDEMAEKQRLRVIEIPSKRGEILDRNGSELAVNILMDSVYATPYLIDDPKSFAKKLAPILKKDERELLDSLIKQSGFMYLVRKTDSKTLAQIKKIVEEDKVKGIGYIKETKRYYPNGKLAGHVLGFAGMDNHGLGGLELEYNEYLYGKPGRIVAERDGQGRPIPRSTKSSSRPIDGAGIKITIDREIQYKAELELAKAVEDYEAKSGSIIVMSPKTGEIYAMANVPCYDPNKLETLDDDNLRNKAITDLYEPGSTIKAMIAAIALEEDVCSPSTAFYLEPTIRVGSKNIKESHPRPAKNFTFAEIVRESSNVGMVKVGVMLGKERIDEYLKRFEFNKTCDIDFPGEARGYYPQVENWSKMSLANISFGQGICTTQLAMTKALATIANDGVPVRPRFLIEAAGPRGRIVEKTEIVNGKRVLSAATAGRMKEILEGAVLEGTGGPAKVTGYRVGGKTGTAQKAKVGGLGYEQGKYIASFMGIIPMHDPQLVISVVIDEPQRDIYGGSVAAPVFSEVAEFSLRHLKIPPE; translated from the coding sequence GTGCTTGAAATACGTCTAAAACTCCTACTCGCCTTTATCATCGTCTGTTTATTGACTGTCTCCGGACGGCTTTTTTATGTCCAGGCGATGTCCTCGGCCCAATACGATGAAATGGCCGAGAAACAAAGGCTCCGCGTAATAGAAATACCCTCGAAGAGAGGCGAAATCCTAGATAGAAACGGCAGCGAACTGGCGGTCAATATACTGATGGATTCGGTCTATGCGACACCCTATCTTATTGACGACCCGAAGAGCTTTGCAAAGAAGTTAGCTCCGATTTTAAAGAAAGATGAGCGAGAACTGCTGGATTCCCTTATAAAGCAGTCGGGGTTTATGTATCTTGTTAGAAAAACCGATTCCAAGACCCTCGCACAGATAAAGAAAATCGTCGAAGAGGACAAAGTCAAAGGGATAGGCTATATCAAAGAAACCAAGCGTTATTATCCTAACGGCAAGTTGGCGGGGCATGTTTTAGGGTTTGCCGGCATGGACAACCACGGTCTCGGCGGCCTTGAATTGGAATACAACGAGTACCTCTACGGGAAACCGGGAAGGATAGTAGCCGAGCGGGATGGGCAGGGCAGACCGATCCCTCGAAGCACCAAATCGTCTTCGCGGCCGATCGACGGGGCCGGTATTAAAATCACAATTGACCGGGAGATACAGTACAAGGCCGAGCTGGAGCTGGCTAAGGCGGTCGAGGACTACGAGGCCAAATCGGGCAGTATCATCGTCATGAGCCCTAAGACCGGTGAAATATACGCGATGGCGAACGTGCCCTGCTACGACCCGAATAAGCTCGAGACGCTCGATGACGACAATCTCCGCAATAAGGCTATAACCGACCTCTACGAGCCCGGTTCGACAATAAAGGCGATGATTGCGGCTATCGCTCTCGAAGAGGATGTTTGCAGCCCTTCGACGGCGTTCTATCTTGAGCCGACGATTAGGGTCGGGTCGAAGAACATTAAAGAATCGCACCCGCGACCCGCGAAGAACTTCACATTCGCGGAGATTGTGCGGGAATCGAGCAATGTCGGCATGGTCAAAGTCGGAGTCATGCTCGGCAAAGAGCGAATCGACGAATACCTTAAGCGCTTCGAGTTCAACAAAACTTGCGACATAGATTTTCCCGGCGAAGCTAGAGGCTACTATCCGCAGGTCGAGAACTGGTCCAAGATGTCGCTCGCTAACATATCTTTCGGACAGGGCATCTGCACGACACAGCTGGCCATGACAAAAGCGCTGGCGACAATTGCCAACGACGGCGTGCCCGTAAGACCGCGTTTTCTAATAGAGGCGGCGGGTCCGCGCGGCCGAATCGTTGAAAAGACGGAAATCGTCAATGGAAAGCGCGTGCTCAGCGCCGCTACCGCCGGTCGAATGAAGGAAATTCTCGAGGGAGCGGTCTTGGAGGGGACCGGCGGGCCGGCTAAGGTGACCGGGTATCGCGTGGGCGGGAAGACAGGAACCGCGCAGAAGGCCAAAGTCGGCGGGCTTGGATATGAACAAGGAAAATATATCGCGTCCTTCATGGGCATAATACCGATGCACGACCCCCAGCTGGTAATATCGGTCGTTATCGACGAGCCCCAACGGGACATTTACGGCGGGTCGGTAGCCGCTCCGGTCTTCAGCGAAGTGGCGGAGTTTTCGTTGCGACATCTTAAAATACCCCCGGAATAG
- a CDS encoding UDP-N-acetylmuramoyl-L-alanyl-D-glutamate--2,6-diaminopimelate ligase has product MEESVRLKDIIAEIEETKVEGDPGIEISGLAYDSRRVNSGDLFCCIRGFNTDGHEFAGRAQAAGASAVMVEERLPGLSLTQVVVAETRVGMARAASAFYGHPTRKMRLAGVTGTNGKTTTTYMIDSIFRSAGYKTGLIGTIEYRIGDEVFAVERTTPESLDIQRLFASMVDAGVEAAAIEVSSHAIDLARVEACDFDTLVFTNLSRDHLDYHGTMEEYFKVKRRIFERASGRDVARVINVDDHFGRRIIEETGPPHIRFSYKDKVEVYATDIDARADGSTFELHVSGAQTRVALRLPGMFNIQNALAAAGAAYSQGIGIDIIKAGLEALAAVPGRFERIDCGQSFSVIVDYAHTPDSLEKALLAAREITTGRLITVFGCGGDRDRGKRPLMGRIGTQLSDYAILTSDNPRNEEPGKILEEIAEGVRPLNGNGYHIIEDRRLAIKEAIARAGNGDTVVIAGKGHEGGQEIKGEIMPFDDRDVARCYLEGLQG; this is encoded by the coding sequence ATGGAGGAGAGCGTGCGACTAAAAGATATTATTGCCGAAATCGAAGAGACCAAGGTCGAGGGTGATCCCGGTATTGAAATATCGGGCTTGGCCTATGATTCGCGCCGGGTAAACAGCGGCGACCTTTTCTGCTGTATTCGCGGATTCAATACAGACGGCCATGAGTTTGCCGGGCGCGCGCAAGCGGCGGGGGCATCGGCGGTCATGGTCGAAGAGCGCTTGCCCGGCCTTTCGCTAACGCAGGTCGTCGTCGCGGAGACGCGCGTCGGGATGGCGCGGGCGGCGAGCGCTTTCTATGGGCACCCTACCCGCAAGATGAGGCTGGCCGGCGTAACCGGAACCAATGGGAAGACCACGACGACCTATATGATAGATTCGATATTTAGGTCGGCCGGATACAAGACGGGCCTCATCGGCACCATCGAGTATCGGATTGGCGACGAAGTCTTTGCGGTCGAGCGAACCACGCCCGAATCACTCGACATACAGCGGCTCTTCGCGTCTATGGTCGACGCCGGTGTCGAGGCGGCGGCGATTGAGGTATCGTCTCACGCTATAGACCTTGCGCGGGTCGAGGCCTGTGATTTCGACACCCTTGTCTTTACGAATTTGAGCCGGGACCATCTGGATTACCATGGGACCATGGAGGAGTACTTCAAGGTCAAGCGCCGTATATTCGAAAGGGCGTCCGGCCGCGACGTCGCGCGCGTCATCAATGTCGACGACCACTTCGGACGTCGCATAATCGAAGAGACAGGTCCGCCGCACATAAGGTTTAGCTATAAAGATAAGGTAGAGGTTTATGCAACAGATATAGACGCTAGGGCGGATGGCTCGACATTCGAGCTTCACGTGTCGGGCGCGCAGACGAGGGTAGCGCTCAGGTTGCCGGGGATGTTCAATATACAAAATGCGTTGGCCGCGGCCGGCGCCGCATATTCGCAGGGAATCGGAATCGATATCATCAAAGCCGGGCTGGAGGCGTTGGCGGCGGTGCCGGGGAGGTTCGAACGCATAGATTGCGGCCAGAGCTTTAGCGTCATCGTCGATTATGCGCATACTCCCGATAGCCTCGAGAAGGCGCTACTCGCGGCGCGAGAGATCACAACCGGAAGGCTTATAACGGTCTTTGGCTGCGGCGGCGATCGCGACCGGGGAAAGCGGCCGTTAATGGGCAGGATTGGGACGCAATTGAGTGATTACGCAATCTTGACATCGGATAATCCGCGAAATGAAGAACCGGGGAAGATTTTAGAGGAGATCGCGGAGGGAGTGCGTCCGCTAAACGGCAATGGCTATCATATCATCGAAGACAGAAGACTGGCGATCAAAGAGGCTATCGCCCGCGCGGGGAACGGTGACACCGTGGTAATAGCGGGCAAGGGTCATGAGGGCGGCCAGGAGATCAAGGGAGAAAT